Proteins from a single region of Mytilus trossulus isolate FHL-02 chromosome 2, PNRI_Mtr1.1.1.hap1, whole genome shotgun sequence:
- the LOC134705315 gene encoding uncharacterized protein LOC134705315, with protein MASSLNSSDKTKVDKQSLHNETTAENSVSQEGDKEQLSDDNLLPPIEPEDDSVRNESSPCTVLLNALANCRPAAVPLYMKYLVIGFIVVVILIIATVCITISIVKKPCQERPLPEAIRRGSVVEDLHILLSIWDDKMDKLNITFFGKNDHILIYQINYQGNGARNQIVLCQQGESAFSISCGEEKTNACVPVPEYPNKNPETFPKHFNYVIDRQCIGKKADLRWKT; from the exons ATGGCCTCTTCTTTGAACTCGTCAGATAAAACGAAAGTGGATAAGCAATCGTTGCACAACGAAACGACGGCTGAAAATTCTGTGTCACAAGAAGGCGATAAAGAACAGTTAAGTGATGATAATCTTCTACCACCAATTGAACCGGAAGATGATTCTGTACGAAACGAAAGCAGTCCGTGTACTGTTCTTCTGAACGCTTTAGCGAACTGTAGACCTGCAGCTGTACCACTATATATGAAATACCTCGTTATCGGTTTCATTGTAGTTGTGATATTGATAATAGCGACGGTCTGTATCACAATTTCAATTGTTAAAAAG CCTTGTCAGGAAAGGCCCTTACCTGAAGCGATTCGGAGAGGATCAGTTGTCGAAGACCTACATA TTCTTTTATCAATTTGGGACGACAAAATGGACAAGttgaatataactttttttggaaAGAATGATCATATACTAATCTACCAGATTAACTATCAAGGAAATGGCGCCAGGAACCAAATAGTACTGTGTCAACAAGGAGAATCAGCCTTCAGTATTTCGTGCGGTGAAGAGAAAACTAATGCATGTGTACCTGTCCCTGAATATCCGAACAAGAATCCGGAAACATTTCCTAAACATTTTAACTACGTCATCGATAGGCAATGCATTGGAAAGAAGGCAGATTTAAGAtggaaaacataa